The Dictyoglomus sp. sequence TATACAGAAAAGTTGAAAAAATATTCTTGGGTAAAAACTCCAGTAGTTAAGCCGTATGTTAGGATGAGTTGGTTTGTATATGTTATTACTCTTGAAAAAGGACTTGATAGGGATATAGTGATAGAAGAAATGGAAAAGAAAGGGATTCCTGCAAGGGGATATTTTTCTCCAATACATTTACAACCATATGTCAAAGAAATGTTTAAAACTTATGAGGGAATGCTTCCAATAACAGAGGATATTTCAAAAAGGACTCTTGCTTTACCTTTTCATAATAATTTAAAAGAAGAAGAGATTGAAGAAGTTATTGGGATTTTAAAAGAGGTTGTAGAAGAAAGATTTTTCTAAATGGATTATAAAATTATGGGAAATATAAAGCGTTTTGGAGTATCTGTTGAAGAGGAGTTACTAAAGAAATTTGATGAGGTTATTGAAAGGCAAGGATATAACAATAGATCTGAAGCAATAAGAGATCTTATAAGGGATTATCTTGTTAAAGAAAAGTGGAGGATGAAAAAAGAAAAAATTATAGGAAATATAAGTGTTATTTATGAACATGATGTATATGATCTTTCTAATAAACTCATAGATATTCAGCATAATTATCATGATGTTATAATTTCCACGTTACATGTCCATTTTGATGAAAAGAACTGTTTAGAAGTAATATTAGTTAAAGGAAGAGTACAAAGAATTAAAAAACTTTATAATGAAATTTCTTCTTTAAAATGGGTAAAACACACTGATATATCATTAACGGATATACTCTAATTTCAAAAAATTTTTAGGGAGGGGATATCCCCCTCCTATTCTTCTAGGATTAGGACTTCTCTTGGATGTATTTCTATTTCTCCTTCCATTATTCTTCCTGAAAGAAGATCTTTTTTCTTTGTTCCAATATTTATCTTTTTTATCTCCTCAGTGTGGTTTAACACAAAGGTGAAGGTTTTTCCATTTTTTATTCTTTGGGTAATTTCAATCCCATATGGGATATCCTTAAATAATTCACTAATTCCATGGGTTCTCATGATATATCTTACAAATTCTTTTAGAAATTTCATAGAGGGAAAGGTTCCAATATAATATGCATAGCCATTACCGTATTTATTTACTGTTATACAAGGATAACCTTTATAATAATCTTTCTTATAAACTCCTATAGCCTTTGTAGAATTATTTTCTAAATGAATTACATCAAAAATTAAATTGCATTCATAGGTCTCCTCAGAAAAATCTTTTTTAAACTCATTTTGAATTACAATCTCATTTTTCATATCTGGGGGAAGGGCATCAAATTCTTCTACCCATATCCCAAGAATTTTTCTTAAAAGCCCAGGATATCCTCCTAAAATGACCAAGTCATTTTCATCT is a genomic window containing:
- a CDS encoding DegT/DnrJ/EryC1/StrS family aminotransferase, giving the protein YTEKLKKYSWVKTPVVKPYVRMSWFVYVITLEKGLDRDIVIEEMEKKGIPARGYFSPIHLQPYVKEMFKTYEGMLPITEDISKRTLALPFHNNLKEEEIEEVIGILKEVVEERFF
- the nikR gene encoding nickel-responsive transcriptional regulator NikR, whose protein sequence is MDYKIMGNIKRFGVSVEEELLKKFDEVIERQGYNNRSEAIRDLIRDYLVKEKWRMKKEKIIGNISVIYEHDVYDLSNKLIDIQHNYHDVIISTLHVHFDEKNCLEVILVKGRVQRIKKLYNEISSLKWVKHTDISLTDIL